Below is a genomic region from Streptomyces ferrugineus.
CAGCTGGTGACCGGATCGGGCGGCCTGGCAGGCGAGCTGGGGCATGTCACCGTCGAACCGGCGGGCCGCCCCTGCCGGTGCGGCAAGCGCGGCTGTCTGGAGACGGTCGCCTCGGTACCCGGGATCCTCGCCACCTGCTGGGAGTTCGGGCTTCCGCTGGAAGACCTCGACGCGCTCGCGGCCGCCGTGGACCGGGCCCACCCCGTGGTGGACCGGGTCCTGCGGGAGGCGGCGGCCGCGATCGGGCGCGTGGTCGGCGCCGCCACGATGACGCTGGACCCGGCGAAGGTCGTCATCGGCGGTGAGATCACCCGGATCGCCCCGGTGATCGTCGAGCAGGCCGCGGCCACGCTCGCCGGCGAGCTCTTCCCCACGGCGTCGGCAGGGCCCGTCGTGGAGGCCGCCCGCCTCTCGGACGAGGACGGTGCGCTCGGCGCCCTCGCGGCGGTCTTCCACAGTTCCCCGCTGATCGCGAAGTATCCCGAAACCGCTGAGGTGAAGGGCCGTACGGATGCACGCGTTTCCACCACAGAAAGAGCCGGCCATGCCCGTACTTGACAAGCAAGGTGCCGCTGCGCGGGACGCGGGGGCCGACAGGACATCCGAAGCGTCGGCCGCCGGCGTGACCAAGTCCCCCGACTCGCGGGCCGGTTCGCGGATCCGCGGACGGACGCTGCTGCTCAACGCCCTGTCCGTGGCACTCGGGATCGGCCTGTGGTGGGCCCTGGCCGCAGCCGGCTTCAAGCTGCCGACACCGCCGGAGGTCGTCTCCCGGGCGGGGACGCTGATCAGTGACGGCACGCTCGCCGACGACGTCCTCGCCAGCCTCACACGGGTGCTCATCGGATTCGTCCTCGGCACCGCGGCGGCGATACCCGTCGGGTTCCTGATGGGCTGGTACGGCATCGTGCGCGGCCTGGTCGAACCCTGGATCCAGTTCTTCCGCACGATCCCGCCGCTGGCCATCATCCCGCTGGCCGTGGTGGTCATGGGCATCGACGAGACACCCAAGATCTTCGTGATCTTCCTCGCCCCGTTCCTGGCCTGTGTGATCTCCACCTTCCAGGGCGTCGTCAACGTCGACCGCACGCTGATCAACGCGGCCAGGGTGCTCGGTGCCAAGGACGGGCGGATCTTCGCCCGGGTCGTGGTGCCGGCGTCCACGCCGTTCATCCTCGTGGGCATGCGCGTAGGGCTCGGCTCGGCGTGGGCCACCCTCGTCGCCGCGGAACTCATCGCCGCGCAGGAAGGGCTCGGCTACCGCATGCAGAACGCCCAGCTCTACTACGACCTCCCGACCATCTTCGTCGGGCTCATCTCGATCGGGATCCTCGGTCTGCTCATGGACCGGGTCCTGCTGCTCGCCGAACGCAAGCTCACCGGATGGCAGGAACGCCGATGACCAGCAAGCGCGCCAAGATATCCGTCCGCGGCGTCACCAAGACCTTCGCCCTGGGCCGCGAGACCTTCACCGCGCTCGACCAGGTCTCGGTCGATATCGCGGACCACGAGTTCGTCACCGTCGTCGGCCCCTCGGGCTGCGGCAAGTCCACCCTGTTGAACATCCTCGCCGGCCTGGAGACCCCGACCGAGGGCCAGGCGCTCGTGGACGGCGAGGCGGTGTCCGGGCCGGGGCCCGAACGTGGCGTGATCTTCCAGCAGTACGCGCTCTTCCCCTGGCTGACGGTCCGCCAGAACGTCGAGTTCGGACTGCGCACCATGGGCGTGGCGAAGGGTGAACGCCGAGGTCGTGCCCAGCACTTCATCGAGCTCGTGGGCCTCGAACGCTTCGCCGACGCCCTGCCCAAGACGCTCTCCGGAGGCATGCGGCAGCGCTGCGCCATCGCCCGCGCCTACGCCGTCGACCCGTCGATCCTGCTGATGGACGAGCCTTTCGGCGCCCTGGACGCGCTCACCCGGGTCAGGCTGCAGGAACAGCTCCTCGACACCTGGAGCCAGGACAAGCGCACCGTCCTGTTCATCACCCACGACGTCGACGAGGCCGTCTTCCTCGCCAACCGCGTGATCGTCATGGCCGCCCGCCCGGGCCGGATCCACGACGTCATCGAGGTTCCCGCGGTCGAACGCGACGAGGAGTTCCGCCTGAGTCCCGAGTTCGCCGCGCTGCGCAATCGCGTCTGGCACTCCGTGTACCACCAGGACGGCACGAGCGCTGCCGTGTCCGCCGCCCACTGAGCCACCACCTCACCTGGAAGGGACGGCCGCCATGGCACCCACCCTCACCCGCAGACACCTTCTGTCCACCGCCGCCGGCCTGGCGACGACGGCCCTGCTGACGTCCTGCGGCGGCGGATCGGCCGGCGGGGCAGACGGCGACACGGTCCGCTTCGGCTACATCGGCGACTTCAACGGCGCCAGCCTGATCGCCATCGCCGACGCCAAGGGCCTGTGGGAGAAGCACGGGCTCAAGGCCGAGAGCAAGGTCTTCACCAACGGCCCGCTGCAGATCCAGGCACTGGGCACCGAAGACCTGGACTTCGGATACATCGGCCCGGGCGCCATGTGGCTGCCCGCTTCCGGCCAGGCCAAGGTGATCGCGCTCAACACCCTCGGCAACTCCGACCGGGTCATCGCCCAGCCCGGCATCAGCTCCATGCGGCAGCTCAAGGGAAGGACCGTGGCCGTGCCCGAGGGCACCTCCGGCGACATGATCCTCTCGCTGGCGCTGGAGAAGGCGGGGATGACCAAGGAGGACGTGAAGGTCGTCCCGATGGATCCGTCGACCATCGTCTCGGCCGTCAGCTCCAGGAAGGTGGACGCGGCGGGCTTCTGGTATCCGGCGGCGGCCACCATCAAGAAGCAGGTCCCCGACCTGGTCGAGCTGGCCAGGAACAGCGACTTCGAGGACGAGGTCTCCTTCCCCACCGCCTTCGTCGCCGGCAACAAGCTCGTCGCCGACCAGCCCGACAAGGTCGAGAAGGTGCTCGCCGTGCTGCGCGAAGCCATCGACTTCCGCTCCGCGCACACCGACGAGGCCATCGAACTCACCGCCGCCAAGCTGAAGATCCCCGCCGATCAGGTCAAGGCCGACGCCGCCAACAACCAGCTGCTCGATGTCGGCGAACTCGACTCCCTGACCAAGGACGGCACCGTCGAGAAGTGGCTCAAGGGCATGAACGACTACTTCGTCGACGCGGGCAAACTCAAGCAGCCCGTCGACCCGAAGAGCTACTACACCGGCGACCTCTTCCTGGGGGCGGGCAAGTGAGCACGTCTCGCACCGAGTCCCGCACCGGGCGGGGGCGGAACATCCTCTTCCTCATGACCGACCAGCACCGCGCGGACACCCTCGGCTCCTACGGCAACCTGCTCGCACACACCCCGGTCCTCGACGAACTCGCCGCCACCGGAACCCGGTTCGACCGCTGGTACACCCCTACGGCGATCTGCACCCCGGCCCGCGCCAGCCTCCTCACCGGACAGGCACCCTTCCGGCACCGGGTCCTGGCCAACCACGAGCGCAACGTCGGCTATCTCGAGGACCTCCCCGAGAACCAGTTCACCTTCTCGCAGGCACTGCGCGAGGCGGGCTACCACACCGGCCTGATCGGCAAGTGGCACGCCGGCAACCGGCGCACCGCCGCCGACTACGGCTTCGACGGCCCCGAACTGCCCGGCTGGCACAACCCGGTGGACAACCCCGACTACCTCGCGTATCTCCAGGAGCGCGGGCTCCCGCCGTACGAGATCAGCGACCGCATCCGCGGCACCCTGCCCAACGGCGGCCCCGGCAACCTGCTGGCCGCCCGGTTGCATCAGCCCGTCGAGGCCACCTTCGAGCACTACCTCGCCACCCGGACCATCGAGCACCTGGAGAGGTACGCGGCGGACCACCGCGAGCGGGAGCGGCCCTTCTTCCTCGCCCTGCACTTCTTCGGACCGCACCTGCCGTACATCCTTCCCGACGCGTACTTCGACCTCGTGGACCCGGCGGACATCGAGCTGCCGAAGTCCGTCTCGGAGACCTTCCACGGCAAACCGCCGGTGCAGCGCAACTACAGCGCGCACTGGACCTTCGACACCATGCCGATCGAGACGACCCGCAAGCTCATCGCCGTCTACTGGGGCTATGTCGCCCTGATCGACCGGCAGATCGGCCGCGTCATGGACGCCCTGAAACGGCTTGGCCTGGCCGACGACACCGCGGTGTTCTTCACCTGCGACCACGGCGAGTTCACCGGCTCCCACCGCCTGCACGACAAGGGCCCGGCGATGTACGAGGACATCTACCGCACCCCCGGACTGCTGAGGGTCCCGGGCGCGCCCGGCGGGGTGGTGCGCTCGGAGTTCGTCAGCCTGCTCGACTGCACGGCGACCATCCTGGAGCTGGCGGGCATCGACCCGAAGCCGGCGGTCGACTCACGCAGCCTGCTGCCGCTGGTGCACGGCGAGCAGGTGGACTGGGACGAGGACATCGTCTGCGAGTTCCACGGCCACCACTTCCCCTATCCGCAGCGGATGTTGCGCGAGGACCGCTACAAACTCGTCGTCAACCCGGACTCGGTGAACGAGCTCTACGACCTGCACACCGACCCCGACGAACTGCAGAACCTCTACGACCATCCCGAACAGTCGGCGGTCCGCACCCGGATGCTGCGCAGGCTCTACGACGTGCTGCGCGAGCGCGGCGACAACTTCTACCACTGGATGACCTCGATGTACGACGTCGGCGAGGTCGGACACGACCCGACGCTCAGCGGGCTCGACGAGTCGACCTACCAGGCGTAGCGGGACGAGGAACGGAAGATGCCCCACGACCACCGCCCCTGCTGCACACCGAGCACCACCACCACCGCCATCGTCACCACCACCGTCATCGCCGAGCCGCCGCGGCACTCCGTCCGCCCGCGGTCCACGAAGGGACAGGTCCGGTTGCCCGGCGGCGAGTTCGCGATGGGGGACGCCTTCGGCGAGGGGTATCCCGACGACGGGGAGAGCCCCGTCCACCAGGTCCGTCTGAAGCCCTTCCACATAGACGAGACAGCGGTCACCAACGCCCAGTTCGCCGCGTTCGTCAAGGCCACCGGCCATGTGACCGACGCCGAGCGCCACGGCTCCTCCGCCGTCTTCCACCTCGCCGTCGACGCGGCCCCGGCCGACCTGCTCGGCAGGGCCGCCGGTACCCCTTGGTGGATCAACGTCCGGGGCGCGCACTGGCGCTGCCCCAACGGGCCGCGCTCCGGCATCACGGACCTCCGCAGCCATCCGGTCGTCCATGTCTCCTGGAACGACGCGACGGCTTACGCGCACTGGGCCGGCAAACGACTGCCCACGGAAGCCGAGTGGGAGTACGCGGCCCGTGGCGGGCTGGCCGGCCGACGCTACGCCTGGGGCGACGAGCTCACCCCGGACGGCCGCTGGCGCTGCAACATCTGGCAGGGCCGCTTCCCCGTGCACAACACCGCCGAGGACGGCCACCTGACCACCGCACCGGCCAAGTCCTACCGGCCCAACGGCCACGGGCTGTGGAACACCGCGGGCAACGTGTGGGAGTGGTGCGCCGACTGGTTCTCCCCCACGTACTACGCCCGATCACCCACCGAGAACCCCCGAGGCCCCGAGGCCGGCACGGCTCGCGTACTGCGCGGCGGCTCGTACCTGTGCCACGACTCCTACTGCAACCGCTACCGGGTGGCCGCCCGCTCCTCGAACACACCCGACTCGTCATCGGGCAACCTCGGCTTCCGCTGCGCCAACGACGCGTCGGCGTAGCACGGGCGTCGACCGCCGGCCGGCTCGCCCCGGCCGGCGCCATCCGCTCACACGTTGAAGCGGAACGTTGAATGCAGCGCTCCCACCTGCGAAAACGTCCGCCAAGCTGGGCGTATCCAGCACCGATCCAGCACCGTCGGGACTTATCCAGCACATCACGCTGCGGAGGCAGACTCCTCCGAGTCTGTCACCTCCGGACGCATGGCGTTCTGCATGACGTCTCGACAACGATCCCACGCCTCGGGAACAAGGTGACCGTAGATGTCCACGGTGGTCTTGATCGACTTATGGCCGAGCCAGCGTGAGACCTCGCGGATCGGCACGCCGTTCGCCAGCGCGGCCGAGGCGAAGAAGTGCCGCAGACACCCGCGGCGTGTACTTGGCCTTGCCGTCCACATCGAGCAGGCCGGCCGACACGCACGCCTTCCTGAAGTGGTAGCCGTAGGTGGAGGCGGTGGGCATCACGCCCTTGCCACGCTGGCGCGGGGCGAAGACGACCCCGAGCCGCCGTCGCCTGCCCCTCTGATCGGTGAAGGCCACGGGCACCGGCTCCCACCGCGACAGGTGGTCGTCGATCTCCTGCTCGACGAACGGGGCGGCCGGTACGTCCCGGTACTCGCCCTCCACCCGGTGCTTGAGCGGCACGAAGACCGTGCGGCAGTCATCGCGGTGAGCTTGGCACTGACCTGCCAACGGATCCTGACGAAACCAGGCCGTCGGCACTCGACGGAGAAGGCCAGGGCCTCGCTGGGTCGCTGGCCGATACCTGACTGAAGGTAGACCGCGAGCCGGTACTGCGGGGCGATACGCTCCGCGATCAGATCGACCTCACCCTGTGTAGGAATCTCGTCCTCGTCCACCGCGCACGGGGTCGGCCGGGATACCCGTACGCCACGGGCGGGATTGTCTGGGATGCGTTTGTCAACGACGGCCGCCTCCAGCATCGCTGCCACCATCACCATCCGGTCGTTGACGGTGGAGACCGCTAACCCCGCACCGAAGGCATGCACGTCCTTGGCGAACTCCTCGAAGTCGCGCCGCGCCAGCCCGGCCAGCATCTTCCCTCCCAGGCGCGGCACGAGATGGTTACGGATGAACCCTTCGTAGTTGCGGCGCGTCGACTCACCGATGACCCGTCGCTCCAGCCACTCCCGAGCCCAGGCCCGCAGCGGCACAAGCCCTCGCGCAGGATCGAAGCGGATGCCCGCCTTCTTGTCGTTCTCGACCTTGTCGGCGAAAGCGTCCGCACCATCCGAGCCCACCCGACGGGGAAACGACCTCTCCCGCTGCCGCCCGCCCCTTCCGCCCGGTTCCCGGTACCGTACCGTCCACCCATGCCGACACCGCGGACGATCACAAGGAAAGTTCCGATCCCGGACGTCCCTCTTGCACCTCTGAAAAACGCTCGCCATCCAAGCCCCGATCCTTCGCCTGGCCCGTGCTCGAAACCGTGCACCGCCACCTCACGGCCGAGCAAGGCATTCATCACGAATCCGCTCTTTTCCGGTGACTGTGGACTCAGCCTTACCCGCACCCCCGCGGGCATCGAGTCGGCGAGGCCCTCCTCGCCGGATGCGCTCACGCCCTCCACGCTCGCCGCCACGCGATCCGTGCATCAGCATCGATGGCCATACCGCGCTATGGTTGATGTATGGCTACCAAGAAGGTGACTATCACTCTCGACGAAGCCCTGGTCGAAGCCCTGGCCGGAGCCGCCGAGGAAGAAGGCATCCCACTCTCCCGCCTCGTCGCTGGAGCAGCCGAACGCGAGCTGCGCCTGCGGGCCGGCCGAGCCGTCATCCAGGAGTGGCAGGCCGAACACGGCGCCTTCACCCCCGAAGAGCTCGCCGCGGCCCGCGCAGACCTGGCCGCCGCCGACGCCGAATACCTCAACAGCTCGGGAGCCTCGGCCGCGTGAACATCCCCTACCTGTACGACGCCGGGGTACTCATCGCCATCGACAACGACGACCGACGCATGTGGGCCCGCCACAGCCTGGCCCTGGACGACGGCCGGGACATCCACATCCCGTCCGTCGTCGTCAGCCAGGCGTGGCGGGACTCCCGCCGCCAGGTCAGACTCGGCAAGTTCCTCGCCGGGTGCCACGTTGTACCCGTCGGCCTCGAAACCGCCAAAACCGCAGGCATCCTCTGCGGCAAGGCCGGCACCTCCGACATCGTCGACGCCACCGTCGTGACCATGGCAGCCAGCCTCGGCGCCATCATCTGGACCTCGGACCCGAACGACATCCGCACCCTCATCGACGCCCAGGACATCAAACCCGCCCCCGTCATCCGCACCGTCTGAGCACCGATCACCTCCAACGACCAGCCCGTACAGGCTCAGAGATCGCCGAGGCGGAGACGGATGTTGCCACCTGCTCGCGTAGCGTTCTCACTGCCCGCCAGCATGGTGTTATCCCCCATCGCGACCTGCACTCTTCCGGAAGGACGAAAGGCTCGCTCTACATACACCGCCACTCTGGCATCTACGCTGAATTCGTCACCGCCCTCTCGATCAAGTCCCGTTACAGCCGGACCCTGCACTGATTCATCTGGCGCAGCTTGTAGCGGAATGAGGGAATCCGAATACTGGATCCTTCCGGCACTCCGAGGCGCCCGGATCGTCACCGAACAGGGGAACATCAGTTCGTGATCGATAAATTTCGGCCTATGAATCAAACGTGAGTGAAGGGAGTCGTCGAGCCGGATATCCGAGGATCCTCGCTTACGGTGGTGTAGGGGATGCTAGCGTGACTGATCGTGTATCACGATCTACCCCACCCGCCGCCTTACTTGCCTGATGAAGGACTGGTACGCCGCGTCAAGGCGCTGGCTTGTACAGCACCGTTGCAGGCATTGGATCAGCGCAAGGCGTCGCTGGACTGGGCAGATGCCAAGGTCTATCACATGGCCGAAATCGCGTTGCACACGATCGATCAGGTCACTATCGCGATGGACTTCGACGCCGGAGCTGAGCACGCCAAGGTACTTGAACAGGTAAAACACTTCGTCGCTGCCCAGGCCCCCGACAGGGGCGACGCCGAGCACGCCGCTGTAGCCGACTGGGTGCTCCAGCGGCTGATCAATGTCGGCACCATCGAACGTGGATTCTCCTGGCACTATGGGCTTGTCGGGGATGAGGGGACCTACAACCGCTTCGAGTTCGACTTCAAATTGCTGGTGGAACAGTCGACACCCGACGGGTTTTCACTGCGGGCCACCGACGAGGCCATCAACGTACTCGTCGGCGCATTGGACACAGACGTGGAATCCGCGCAGATCGCCGCCGAGGTAAAACTCGACAACCTCATCAGGCGCGGTCGGCTTGCCGACGCCAAACTCGCCGCCGAACAGGCCAGGTACCGCACAGTCCAATATGGAGAGACACTACGTCGCTACCTCGATGCCACCCGTCGCGACGTTCGCACCGTGGACTGGGAACGGGTAGTACCAGACCTGCTACTGGACGCGCTTGAGCACATCGAGGGCCGCTACACGGCGGAGCATGCCATCCTGACCAATATCACCGCCGCGCGGGACGACTCTGACGATCCGCGCCACAAGCAGCGGGCAGCGGAACTCGTGGAGATCGTCCGCGACTGCATCCGCCGTCATATGCAGCTCCAGAAAGCTGTACAGGAAGCGGGTGATCAGTTCCGTTCCGAACAGGACCGTCAGCTGTTCTTCGGCGAACCACAGCGCGCCGCGCTCCACTTGCATGGACAACTGCTGGTACCGCTACTCGGACTTCCAGTGGGCAAAGCACTCGGGCCGGTGTACGACTTCTTCCGTGGGGCGGTCGCTCCTGCGCCCCCTGAAGTTCTCACGCTGCCGTCACTTGTGGCGCGTCTCCTGCAACCCCCCTCGGAGCCCGAGAGATTCGCCGGCGAGGTCCGAGATCCTCAGTTCGACCCCGTGCCGGAACGGGAATTGTTCACTCCCGAACATTTTAGGCTTGCGGGCGAGATCCTCTCCTTGCCCGATGGCTCCGCGTCTCTGAGCGACGTGCTCGCACGTGCGTGCCGCTATGAGCCTCAGGTCGCGCGGCTGGTGATGCACCGGGCGGCACACGCTTTCAACCCGTCCGTCGGTGACGCGGTGCGTGAGCAGGTACCTGAGGTCTTGATCGCCGTGCCCACCGGGGGTCCCCTTCACGGCGCGCAGTTCGGCGGCGATGAACTGTGGCTCACAAAAGCGGGCGTAAGGCCAGTCGTTCCAGGATCGGAGGAGCCAGGTACGGCTCGGCACGAGGAGTTCGGTGATGAGATCTCGCTTCACGGATGACGACGCCGAGCAGGCCGCGCAGCTGCTCGCTTTCGCTATGCGTCCTCGGCTGCTGCCGAGTCGTGACAACGCCTATCGAGAGCTTCTGCGCCGCTACCGGCACGACGGCGCGTTCCGGACGTTGACCGGACGGATCGCCGCCGGTCTGGGGCTCAGGGTGCTGGGGGAACACGAGGACATCGGCCTCGCGATCGCGGCCGACGGCAGTTCTCCGTTCGAGACCAGGATGGAGACCTACGCCCGCCGCACCCAGAAGGAAGGCGGCTACGCCGAGCGCTTTCTGCACGGCATCATCCACCTTGCCGTCGCCGCGGTGTCCTTTCCCCGGCCGGACGACCTCGCCAAGGACGAGTACGTCGGCAGGGTCAGTGTCGACGTGGTCGACGCCGTCGTTCGCGAAGCCTGCGACCGGCTGCGTGAAAAAGCGGCGTCCCGTGAGGAGTCGGCCGACGTACCCAGTGACGCACCGGAACTGGAATTGGCGTGGCACGCGTATGCCAACCGTCCGGAGACATTCCCCACCAAGGACAAGCGTCGAGCGATGAACACCACCAAGGGCATGGTTTCCCGGGCTCTGAACTTCCTTGCGGAGCAGGGCTTCCTGACGCCGGTGAAGAACGCCGGCGAGGACGTCTTCCAGACCACACGGCGTTACCAGCTTCAGGTGCGTGAACTTGCGGCCACCAGCGCCTTCGAGGAGTTGGTGGCGCTGGGCGTGGTACCTCCCATGGCTGTGACGACCGGCCCGGGAACCGTGGCGGAGGCCCCGGAGGATGTATGAACTGTCCCGAGTGCTCCTGCAGTCCGTCGGGCCCAAGGCGGCGCGCTACGAGAACGTTCTCCTGGACTTCAGCGGCGTCGGAGATCCCATCGCCGACCGCCCCGCCACCTTGTTCAGCGTCAGGGACGAGCAACCTGTCCGGCG
It encodes:
- a CDS encoding ABC transporter permease produces the protein MPVLDKQGAAARDAGADRTSEASAAGVTKSPDSRAGSRIRGRTLLLNALSVALGIGLWWALAAAGFKLPTPPEVVSRAGTLISDGTLADDVLASLTRVLIGFVLGTAAAIPVGFLMGWYGIVRGLVEPWIQFFRTIPPLAIIPLAVVVMGIDETPKIFVIFLAPFLACVISTFQGVVNVDRTLINAARVLGAKDGRIFARVVVPASTPFILVGMRVGLGSAWATLVAAELIAAQEGLGYRMQNAQLYYDLPTIFVGLISIGILGLLMDRVLLLAERKLTGWQERR
- a CDS encoding ABC transporter ATP-binding protein, coding for MTSKRAKISVRGVTKTFALGRETFTALDQVSVDIADHEFVTVVGPSGCGKSTLLNILAGLETPTEGQALVDGEAVSGPGPERGVIFQQYALFPWLTVRQNVEFGLRTMGVAKGERRGRAQHFIELVGLERFADALPKTLSGGMRQRCAIARAYAVDPSILLMDEPFGALDALTRVRLQEQLLDTWSQDKRTVLFITHDVDEAVFLANRVIVMAARPGRIHDVIEVPAVERDEEFRLSPEFAALRNRVWHSVYHQDGTSAAVSAAH
- a CDS encoding aliphatic sulfonate ABC transporter substrate-binding protein translates to MAPTLTRRHLLSTAAGLATTALLTSCGGGSAGGADGDTVRFGYIGDFNGASLIAIADAKGLWEKHGLKAESKVFTNGPLQIQALGTEDLDFGYIGPGAMWLPASGQAKVIALNTLGNSDRVIAQPGISSMRQLKGRTVAVPEGTSGDMILSLALEKAGMTKEDVKVVPMDPSTIVSAVSSRKVDAAGFWYPAAATIKKQVPDLVELARNSDFEDEVSFPTAFVAGNKLVADQPDKVEKVLAVLREAIDFRSAHTDEAIELTAAKLKIPADQVKADAANNQLLDVGELDSLTKDGTVEKWLKGMNDYFVDAGKLKQPVDPKSYYTGDLFLGAGK
- a CDS encoding sulfatase-like hydrolase/transferase → MTDQHRADTLGSYGNLLAHTPVLDELAATGTRFDRWYTPTAICTPARASLLTGQAPFRHRVLANHERNVGYLEDLPENQFTFSQALREAGYHTGLIGKWHAGNRRTAADYGFDGPELPGWHNPVDNPDYLAYLQERGLPPYEISDRIRGTLPNGGPGNLLAARLHQPVEATFEHYLATRTIEHLERYAADHRERERPFFLALHFFGPHLPYILPDAYFDLVDPADIELPKSVSETFHGKPPVQRNYSAHWTFDTMPIETTRKLIAVYWGYVALIDRQIGRVMDALKRLGLADDTAVFFTCDHGEFTGSHRLHDKGPAMYEDIYRTPGLLRVPGAPGGVVRSEFVSLLDCTATILELAGIDPKPAVDSRSLLPLVHGEQVDWDEDIVCEFHGHHFPYPQRMLREDRYKLVVNPDSVNELYDLHTDPDELQNLYDHPEQSAVRTRMLRRLYDVLRERGDNFYHWMTSMYDVGEVGHDPTLSGLDESTYQA
- a CDS encoding formylglycine-generating enzyme family protein; this encodes MPHDHRPCCTPSTTTTAIVTTTVIAEPPRHSVRPRSTKGQVRLPGGEFAMGDAFGEGYPDDGESPVHQVRLKPFHIDETAVTNAQFAAFVKATGHVTDAERHGSSAVFHLAVDAAPADLLGRAAGTPWWINVRGAHWRCPNGPRSGITDLRSHPVVHVSWNDATAYAHWAGKRLPTEAEWEYAARGGLAGRRYAWGDELTPDGRWRCNIWQGRFPVHNTAEDGHLTTAPAKSYRPNGHGLWNTAGNVWEWCADWFSPTYYARSPTENPRGPEAGTARVLRGGSYLCHDSYCNRYRVAARSSNTPDSSSGNLGFRCANDASA
- a CDS encoding tyrosine-type recombinase/integrase, which translates into the protein MWTARPSTRRGCLRHFFASAALANGVPIREVSRWLGHKSIKTTVDIYGHLVPEAWDRCRDVMQNAMRPEVTDSEESASAA
- a CDS encoding PIN domain-containing protein, with protein sequence MNIPYLYDAGVLIAIDNDDRRMWARHSLALDDGRDIHIPSVVVSQAWRDSRRQVRLGKFLAGCHVVPVGLETAKTAGILCGKAGTSDIVDATVVTMAASLGAIIWTSDPNDIRTLIDAQDIKPAPVIRTV